In Carya illinoinensis cultivar Pawnee chromosome 16, C.illinoinensisPawnee_v1, whole genome shotgun sequence, a single window of DNA contains:
- the LOC122299269 gene encoding uncharacterized protein LOC122299269, which produces MGDKSKKNKTKSERKTKKHVEDTESSSSASASSSDDDSLKRRRRHRHRHRSDEKDSRREKERRREKRRKERERERKRKKLRKDGKKRRVYENEESRSGSESGSVSSSDESDPERVEADPEAVVRDMLTEFPSVGNDLMLLLQMVDDGQAVDIKGISERSLIKHIKRLFLSLRLKENGHRVFLLPSKARPTLEVVGPLIRAHMEPKEQQVDHSITENGVQLVAEDAGCSHVMDENNVAGPSTEDGVSAPKRRIIGPEMPSAELLAAAAKLTEAQDELREAELEEDDENFIGPPPPAVVAEAASANEAERFEEVTRIMGAEADCPYDVVGVNVNMSTDNIKKRYWKLSLLVHPDKCPHPQAHQAFIKLNKAFKELQDPDKRKAMNEKIKLKEEQEAFKAELKVMREAAQWRRLQGISIEGDDELLADLDVKVEPKRDEWMTTLPPERKPGMTMQSTTFSRNTKEGRGDTSVWTDTPSDRAQKAKMNYLEAYNEAAALASNEEQKKQKSSVADLVDKYNKEKRSKSLVQKHQEESAVGRSKKKSKQQPEKEKEEWVGQHPWKPWDRDKDLSAGRKSINLDQDKMAQGFSSRFSSGTFQRNFL; this is translated from the exons ATGGGGGATAAATCGAAGAAGAACAAGACGAAGTCGGAGAGGAAGACGAAGAAGCATGTAGAGGACACAGAGAGTTCATCATCGGCATCCGCTTCTAGCTCTGATGATGACTCCTTGAAGAGGCGCCGTCGGCACCGTCACCGCCACAGAAGCGATGAGAAAGATtcgaggagagagaaagagaggaggagagagaaaagaagaaaggagagggagagagagcgaaagagaaagaaattgaGAAAAGACGGAAAGAAGCGTAGGGTTTATGAGAATGAGGAGTCCCGGTCTGGATCCGAATCCGGGTCCGTGTCTTCGAGTGATGAGAGTGATCCGGAACGGGTTGAGGCCGACCCCGAAGCGGTGGTGCGAGACATGTTGACGGAATTCCCTAGTGTTGGCAATGATTTGATGctg CTTTTGCAAATGGTTGATGATGGGCAAGCTGTTGACATAAAGGGTATATCCGAAAGATCTCTGATAAAACATATAAAGAGGCTGTTTCTTTCGTTAAGACTCAAGGAGAATGGTCATAGGGTGTTTTTACTACCTTCAAAGGCTCGTCCTACTTTAGAAGTTGTAGGACCCCTGATTCGTGCTCATATGGAACCTAAAGAGCAACAAGTTGATCATTCTATAACAGAAAATGGTGTACAGTTGGTTGCAGAGGATGCGGGCTGCAGCCATGTAATGGATGAAAACAATGTGGCAGGACCGAGTACTGAGGATGGTGTTAGTGCTCCTAAAAGAAG AATAATTGGCCCTGAGATGCCATCAGCTGAGTTACTTGCAGCTGCAGCCAAGTTAACAGAAGCTCAGGATGAGCTCAG AGAGGCTGAGTTGGAGGAAgatgatgagaattttatagGACCCCCACCACCTGCTGTGGTTGCTGAGGCTGCATCAGCAAATGAAGCAGAACGATTCGAAGAG GTTACCAGAATCATGGGAGCTGAGGCTGATTGTCCATATGATGTTGTAGGTGTCAATGTAAATATGTCCACggataacattaaaaaaag GTACTGGAAGTTATCTCTTCTAGTGCACCCAGATAAATGCCCTCATCCTCAGGCCCACCAAGCATTTATTAAGTTGAATAAAGCTTTTAAAGAATTGCAAGATCCCGATAAG AGGAAAGCTATGAATGAGAAAATTAAACTAAAGGAAGAACAAGAAGCATTTAAG GCTGAGTTGAAGGTGATGCGTGAGGCTGCACAATGGAGAAGATTGCAAG GTATATCAATTGAGGGTGATGATGAGCTCTTGGCAGACTTGGATGTAAAAGTGGAACCTAAACGAGATGAGTGGATGACAACGCTACCTCCCGAAAGAAAA CCTGGTATGACTATGCAGTCCACAACATTCAGCAGGAATACGAAAGAAGGACGTGGGGACACTAGTGTTTGGACGGATACCCCTTCGGATAGAGCCCAGAAAGCAAAGATGAA TTATCTGGAAGCATATAACGAGGCTGCTGCTCTTGCATCAAATGAAGAGcaaaagaaacagaaaagtTCAGTTGCGGATTTGGTggataaatataataaagaaaaacgGTCAAAATCATTGGTGCAGAAGCACCAAGAAGAGTCTGCTGTCGGTCGTTCAAAGAAAAAATCCAAGCAGCAgccagagaaagaaaaagaagagtggGTGGGGCAACATCCTTGGAAGCCTTGGGATCGTGACAAGGACTTGTCAGCTGGGAGGAAAAGTATAAACTTGGATCAAGACAAGATGGCGCAGGGTTTTTCTTCCAGGTTTTCTTCAGGAACCTTCCAAAGAAACTTCCTTTAG